From bacterium, a single genomic window includes:
- a CDS encoding glycosyltransferase family 2 protein encodes MYRGHKIGVAIPCYNVEGQIAQVLEGIPDFVDLTFPVNDRSTDRTGEILTEYASGKIRPLDHDHNQGVGGAVVSGWNRCLEEGMDILIKFDGDGQMDPQGISSLIDAIIDSGAKYAKGNRFLHIAELYSMPFVRKIGNIILTFLTKMASGYWHIFDPQNGFLAVTSESYAVLDTAKLAKRYFFENSMLINLNIHSIPAIDIPMPARYGDEQSNLKIMDILITFPVFLLKGFFYRIFQRYLLRDFSPVIVLLIMGLFLTGFGTGFGIVKLIYYWRLEIPAPAGTVITAALPIILGYQSLLQALLLDVVNSPRPTLGPWQK; translated from the coding sequence ATGTACAGAGGACATAAAATCGGGGTTGCAATCCCCTGCTACAATGTCGAAGGTCAGATCGCCCAGGTCCTTGAAGGTATCCCTGATTTTGTGGACCTGACATTCCCCGTAAACGACAGATCCACGGACCGAACGGGCGAGATCCTTACTGAATATGCATCCGGGAAGATCCGGCCACTTGATCATGATCATAACCAGGGTGTCGGCGGCGCCGTGGTTAGCGGCTGGAACAGATGTCTTGAGGAAGGTATGGATATCCTCATCAAGTTCGATGGGGACGGACAAATGGACCCACAAGGGATCTCCAGCCTGATCGATGCGATCATAGACAGTGGAGCCAAGTATGCCAAAGGAAACCGGTTCCTCCATATAGCCGAACTGTATTCCATGCCGTTCGTTAGAAAAATCGGCAATATCATACTGACCTTTCTCACCAAGATGGCTTCCGGTTATTGGCACATATTTGACCCGCAGAACGGTTTTCTGGCCGTTACAAGTGAAAGCTATGCCGTTTTGGACACGGCAAAGCTGGCGAAACGATATTTCTTTGAAAACAGCATGTTGATCAACCTGAACATCCACAGTATCCCTGCCATAGATATACCGATGCCTGCGCGTTATGGGGATGAACAGTCCAACCTCAAGATCATGGATATCCTCATCACATTCCCGGTTTTTCTGCTTAAGGGGTTTTTTTACAGGATCTTTCAAAGGTATCTGCTCAGGGATTTTTCACCGGTTATAGTCCTCCTGATAATGGGACTTTTCCTGACCGGCTTTGGAACCGGATTCGGTATCGTTAAGCTCATTTACTACTGGAGACTGGAAATTCCTGCTCCGGCGGGAACTGTCATTACGGCTGCCCTACCAATTATTCTGGGATACCAGTCACTCCTTCAGGCTTTGCTCCTCGATGTTGTGAACAGTCCCCGCCCCACGTTGGGACCATGGCAAAAATAG
- a CDS encoding glycosyltransferase family 39 protein, with protein sequence MIKADRANNRSMNSSPDSTPSINTPLPIQLLEFIKQHKVEIIAFILVVLLSGFLRFQYVSKVIVDTPIRADARTYVLHSWNLVKHGVFSGETTADPAPDDHVPPLYPIILAPFISSAKTTNDLVQNILLMNAWLSLLTVVLFYFLVRMEWGKIPAVVSGLLLGAAPHIISMAGYILSETPYILLIVMLFAAIRISFKFDRWPVYFITGLLSAMCLMIRPVFLLTVPAIFLVYALDHSRQQRKVVTALGAFALGFALLYSPWVIRNMNLPGSTGNGSSSTVNVTLGMGLYPDLTYKNPRLKGYPYRDDPRWEEITSSYGSIIDEFSRRLAEDPLEYLWWYTYGKVRMLWSWDIQVGQGDIYVYPVVYTPYKDSVLLKSTYRVWKILYIPLILLSLGSIIIYFWRKTYRQPDQLMNYVYAFLLSTTVLHMVTVGLPRHSIPLRPFLIFTAMWTLVTLSSRWKPAGNINNAGAPEQLSEQTKSGAGKKRKKRG encoded by the coding sequence ATGATCAAAGCTGATCGAGCAAATAACCGTTCCATGAACAGTAGTCCTGACAGCACTCCTTCAATAAACACTCCTTTACCGATACAACTTCTTGAATTCATTAAACAACACAAGGTTGAAATCATAGCATTTATTCTGGTCGTTCTTCTCTCGGGTTTCCTGCGCTTTCAGTATGTATCCAAAGTAATTGTCGACACTCCTATTCGAGCAGATGCGCGCACCTACGTTCTACACAGCTGGAACCTTGTAAAACACGGTGTATTTTCAGGAGAAACGACGGCTGACCCTGCACCTGATGATCACGTCCCGCCTTTATACCCGATCATTCTCGCTCCCTTCATTTCCAGTGCCAAAACAACAAACGATCTGGTGCAAAATATCCTTTTGATGAACGCCTGGTTGAGCTTGCTTACAGTGGTACTCTTTTATTTTCTCGTACGGATGGAATGGGGTAAGATCCCGGCTGTCGTATCGGGGCTCCTCCTTGGAGCGGCGCCGCACATAATATCCATGGCCGGGTACATCCTTTCAGAAACCCCCTATATCCTTCTGATTGTGATGCTGTTTGCGGCCATCCGCATTTCATTCAAGTTTGACAGGTGGCCTGTTTATTTTATCACCGGCCTTTTGTCAGCCATGTGTTTAATGATCCGGCCTGTTTTTCTGCTCACGGTACCGGCCATTTTCCTTGTATATGCCCTGGACCATTCCCGACAACAAAGAAAGGTCGTAACGGCGCTGGGCGCCTTTGCCCTCGGATTCGCCCTTCTCTATTCGCCGTGGGTGATCAGGAACATGAACCTTCCCGGAAGCACCGGCAACGGTTCGAGCAGTACAGTCAATGTAACTCTAGGAATGGGCCTTTACCCTGACCTCACTTACAAAAACCCTCGATTGAAAGGATATCCCTACAGAGATGATCCGAGGTGGGAGGAAATTACCAGCAGTTACGGTAGTATTATAGATGAATTTTCCAGACGCCTGGCGGAGGATCCCCTGGAGTATCTTTGGTGGTATACCTATGGCAAGGTTCGTATGCTCTGGTCGTGGGACATCCAGGTTGGACAGGGAGATATTTATGTTTACCCGGTAGTTTACACACCCTATAAGGATTCTGTGCTCCTAAAATCCACTTACAGGGTATGGAAAATTCTTTATATACCTCTTATCCTGTTGAGCCTGGGCTCCATAATCATCTACTTTTGGAGAAAAACCTACAGACAACCTGACCAACTGATGAATTATGTTTACGCATTCCTCCTTTCCACAACCGTTCTGCATATGGTAACAGTCGGCCTGCCCAGGCACTCCATTCCACTTCGACCGTTCCTTATTTTCACGGCAATGTGGACTTTAGTGACTCTTTCATCACGATGGAAGCCGGCCGGCAACATTAACAATGCCGGCGCCCCGGAGCAACTCTCCGAACAAACCAAAAGCGGGGCGGGGAAAAAAAGGAAGAAAAGAGGATAA